From Dasypus novemcinctus isolate mDasNov1 chromosome 11, mDasNov1.1.hap2, whole genome shotgun sequence, one genomic window encodes:
- the LOC101427191 gene encoding LOW QUALITY PROTEIN: ral guanine nucleotide dissociation stimulator-like (The sequence of the model RefSeq protein was modified relative to this genomic sequence to represent the inferred CDS: inserted 1 base in 1 codon; substituted 1 base at 1 genomic stop codon), with product MVQRMWAEAAGPAGGAEPLFPGFRRSRSVWDAVRLEVGVPDSCAVVLHSFTQLDPDLPRLESSTQEIGEELVNGVIYTVQVHHAVNKGQRWLGFENEPGLNLYETXKVRTVKAGTLEKLVEHLVPAFQGSDLSYVTIFLCTYRAFTTTQQVLDLLFKRYGCILPYSDEDGGPEDQLKXPPDFPCLKQLVAYVQLNMPGSDLERRAHLLLAHLEHSELIEAEPLVPTPAPAPAPELETAPVPAPELEPAPLPAPEVEAAPVPASEVEPVLAPSPEQDIASTLAPEIELEPVPAVVPDTSCPWPVTTENGLSEEKADLLAFPPELVAEQLTRMDAELFKKVVPYHCLGSIWSQRDKKGKEHLAPTVRATVTQFNRVTNCVITTCLGDRSMKALDRARVVEHWIEVARECRILKNFSSLYAVLSALQSNSIHRLKKTWEEVSRDSFCLFQKLSEIFSDENNYSLSRELLIKEGTSKFATLEMNPKRAQKRQQQQERGVIQGTVPYLGTFLTDLVMLDTAMKDYLYGRLINFEKRRKEFEVIAQIKLLQSACNNYSIAPEELFVGWFRVMERLSETESYKLSCELEPPSEPASNTLKAKKNAAIIKRWSDRQAPNTDFSTGGSSHSKSSDQLKYGPYLSSGDAADALSVHSAGSSNSDVEEISMSFVPESPDGQEKKFWESPSQSSPETSGISSASSSTSSSSASTTPVATTRTHKRSISGVTNYNSSLPLYNQQVGDCCIIRVSLDVDNGNMYKSILVTSQDKAPTVIRKALDKHHLDEDEPEDYELVQIISEDRKLKIPDNANVFYAMNSTANYDFVLKK from the exons ATGGTGCAGCGCATGTGGGCCGAGGCGGCCGGGCCTGCGGGCGGCGCCGAGCCGCTATTTCCCGGCTTCCGGCGGAGCCGCAGCGTGTGGGACGCCGTGCGCCTGGAGGTGGGTGTCCCCGACAGCTGCGCGGTGGTGCTGCACAGCTTCACCCAGCTCGACCCTGACCTGCCGCGTCTGGAGAGCTCCACGCAGGAGATCGGCGAGGAGCTGGTCAACGGGGTCATCTACACTGTGCAGGTGCACCACGCCGTCAACAAGGGCCAGCGCTGGCTTGGGTTTGAAAATGAGCCAGGCCTGAACCTGTACGAGACCTGAAAGGTGCGGACGGTCAAGGCAGGCACGCTGGAGAAGCTGGTGGAGCACCTGGTGCCCGCCTTCCAGGGCAGCGACCTCTCCTATGTCACCATCTTCCTCTGCACGTACCGCGCCTTCACCACCACCCAGCAGGTCCTGGACCTGCTGTTCAAAAGATATGGATGCATCCTCCCTTATTCTGATGAGGATGGTGGACCTGAGGACCAGCTGA AACCCCCGGACTTTCCCTGCCTCAAGCAGCTGGTAGCCTATGTGCAGCTTAACATGCCTGGCTCAGACCTGGAGCGCCGTGCCCACCTTCTCCTTGCCCATCTGGAGCACTCAGAGCTCATCGAGGCAGAACCACTGGTACCAACTCCAGCTCCAGCACCAGCTCCAGAGCTAGAGACAGCCCCGGTGCCAGCTCCAGAGCTAGAGCCAGCTCCACTGCCAGCTCCAGAAGTAGAGGCAGCTCCAGTGCCAGCTTCAGAGGTAGAGCCAGTGCTGGCACCATCTCCAGAGCAAGACATAGCCTCAACACTAGCCCCAGAGATAGAGCTAGAGCCAGTACCAGCTGTAGtgccagacacttcctgcccctGGCCTGTGACCACAGAGAATGGACTGAGTGAGGAGAAGGCTGACCTCCTGGCTTTCCCTCCtgagctggtggcagagcagctGACTCGGATGGATGCGGAGCTgttcaagaaggtggtgcccTATCACTGTCTGGGCTCCATCTGGTCCCAGCGCGACAAGAAAGGCAAGGAGCACCTGGCGCCCACCGTCCGTGCCACCGTCACCCAGTTCAACCGTGTGACCAACTGCGTCATCACCACCTGCCTCGGGGACCGAAGCATGAAGGCCCTGgacagggccagggtggtggagcactggatcGAGGTGGCCAGGGAGTGCAGAATCCTCAAGAACTTCTCCTCACTCTATGCCGTCCTCTCTGCTCTTCAGAGCAACTCAATTCACCGTCTGAAGAAGACGTGGGAGGAAGTTTCCAGGGACAGCTTCTGCCTATTTCAGAAACTGTCTGAAATTTTCTCGGATGAGAACAACTACTCACTGAGCAGGGAGCTGCTCATCAAGGAGGGGACCTCCAAGTTTGCTACCCTGGAGATGAACCCCAAGAGAGCACAGaagaggcagcagcagcaggagagggGTGTTATCCAGGGCACTGTCCCCTACCTCGGGACATTCCTCACTGACCTGGTGATGCTGGACACTGCCATGAAGGATTATCTGTATGGTAGACTGATCAACTTTGAAAAGAGGAGGAAGGAGTTCGAAGTGATTGCCCAGATCAAGCTGCTGCAGTCGGCCTGCAACAACTACAGCATCGCCCCTGAGGAGCTGTTTGTGGGCTGGTTCCGGGTGATGGAGAGGCTCAGCGAGACTGAGAGTTACAAGCTGTCTTGTGAGCTGGAGCCACCGTCCGAGCCGGCCAGCAACACGCTGAAGGCCAAGAAGAACGCGGCCATCATCAAGCGCTGGAGCGACCGCCAGGCCCCCAACACAGACTTCAGCACCGGCGGCAGCTCCCACTCCAAGTCAAGTGACCAGCTCAAGTACGGCCCCTACCTCAGCAGCGGGGATGCAGCCGATGCGCTCAGCGTGCACTCGGCCGGCTCCTCCAACTCCGACGTGGAGGAGATCAGCATGAGCTTTGTCCCAGAGTCCCCCGACGGCCAGGAAAAGAAGTTCTGGGAGTCACCATCCCAGTCATCCCCAGAGACCTCCGGCATCAGCTCAGCCTCTAGTAGCACCTCCTCCTCCTCGGCCTCTACCACCCCCGTGGCCACCACACGCACCCACAAGCGCTCCATCTCAGGGGTCACCAACTACAACTCCTCGCTGCCACTCTACAACCAGCAGGTGGGCGACTGCTGCATCATCCGCGTCAGCCTGGACGTGGACAACGGCAACATGTACAAAAGCATCCTGGTGACCAGCCAAGATAAGGCTCCAACTGTGATCCGCAAGGCCTTGGACAAGCACCACCTGGATGAGGATGAGCCAGAGGACTATGAGCTGGTGCAAATTATTTCAGAGGAtcgaa